Proteins encoded together in one Marinobacter sp. Arc7-DN-1 window:
- the ligA gene encoding NAD-dependent DNA ligase LigA: MSKATPETIQRVEELRSVIDDHNYHYYVLDDPRIPDAEYDRLFRELQRLESDYPELASDNSPTRRVGSAVETSFEEVVHRLPMLSLDNAFSDDELRDFDRRVRDRLGVSEEVEYVCEPKLDGLAVSLHYENGSLTTAATRGDGYSGEDITANIRTIPSVPLKLRGDDVPELVEVRGEVYMPREGFEQLNRRLADRGEKTFVNPRNAAAGSLRQKKSTVTAKRPLEMCAYSVAVTDESLLPETQWDGLQRVRSWGFRINPEMRKARGVDECLEAYNELMAKRDTLPYEIDGIVFKVNRLDQQKALGFVSRAPRWAIAQKFPAQEELTVVEDVEFQVGRTGAVTPVARLKPVFVGGVTVSNATLHNMDEIRRLDVHIGDTVFIRRAGDVIPQVVKVVTEKRPVNARQVELPATCPVCDSDVIQIEGEAVARCSGGLFCPAQRKEAIRHYASRKALDIEGLGDKWIDILVDRGMVETVADLYRLTADDLMRLERMGEKSASNLVDAIDRARNPVLWRFLYALGIREVGEATAKALASHFGTLEAIAAADEETLQTVPDVGPIVAGHIRSFFDQTHNRETLDALREAGVNWQEEPIQQGDQPLKGQTWVLTGTLSEMTRDEARERLESLGARVAGSVSRKTACVVAGEAAGSKLARAEQLEVPVLDEAGLLALLKEHGLEPG; the protein is encoded by the coding sequence ATGAGCAAAGCCACGCCCGAGACCATCCAGCGTGTTGAAGAACTCCGTTCGGTTATCGACGACCACAATTACCATTACTACGTCCTCGACGATCCCCGTATTCCGGATGCGGAGTACGACCGTCTGTTCCGGGAATTGCAGAGGCTGGAATCGGATTACCCGGAGCTGGCATCGGACAATTCACCAACCCGCCGGGTTGGCAGTGCCGTGGAAACCAGTTTCGAGGAAGTGGTTCACCGGTTGCCCATGCTGTCTCTGGACAACGCGTTCAGTGACGATGAACTCCGGGATTTTGACCGGCGCGTGCGGGATCGGCTGGGCGTCAGCGAGGAAGTGGAATACGTCTGTGAGCCCAAGCTGGACGGGCTGGCAGTCAGCCTGCATTACGAAAATGGCTCGCTGACAACCGCCGCAACCCGTGGCGACGGCTATTCCGGTGAAGATATCACCGCCAACATCCGGACCATTCCGTCGGTTCCGCTCAAACTGCGTGGTGACGATGTGCCAGAGCTTGTCGAGGTGCGGGGCGAAGTCTACATGCCCAGGGAGGGCTTTGAGCAGCTCAATCGCCGGCTTGCCGACCGCGGCGAGAAAACCTTTGTAAATCCCCGAAACGCGGCGGCTGGTAGCCTGAGACAGAAAAAATCCACGGTCACCGCCAAGCGTCCTCTGGAAATGTGCGCCTACAGTGTGGCAGTTACGGATGAAAGCCTGCTTCCGGAGACCCAGTGGGATGGTCTTCAGCGGGTCCGCAGCTGGGGGTTCCGGATCAATCCGGAGATGCGCAAGGCGCGGGGTGTGGATGAGTGTCTTGAGGCCTATAACGAACTGATGGCAAAACGGGACACCTTGCCCTACGAAATTGATGGCATTGTGTTCAAGGTCAACCGCCTGGATCAGCAGAAAGCGCTGGGATTTGTGTCCCGGGCGCCGCGCTGGGCCATCGCCCAAAAATTCCCGGCCCAGGAAGAGCTGACCGTCGTTGAGGACGTTGAATTCCAGGTTGGCCGGACCGGCGCGGTAACCCCTGTGGCGCGGCTGAAGCCGGTATTTGTAGGCGGTGTCACAGTGAGCAATGCCACCCTGCATAACATGGACGAAATCCGCCGTCTCGATGTTCACATTGGCGACACCGTGTTTATCCGCAGGGCTGGTGACGTTATTCCTCAAGTGGTCAAGGTCGTTACGGAAAAGAGGCCGGTAAACGCCCGGCAGGTTGAGCTGCCGGCAACGTGTCCGGTTTGTGATTCCGATGTTATCCAGATTGAAGGGGAGGCCGTGGCCCGTTGCTCCGGCGGCCTGTTCTGCCCGGCCCAGCGCAAAGAGGCGATCCGGCACTACGCCTCCCGCAAGGCCCTCGATATCGAAGGGTTAGGGGACAAGTGGATCGATATTCTGGTCGATCGGGGCATGGTTGAGACCGTTGCGGACCTGTATCGCCTGACCGCCGACGATCTGATGCGCCTGGAACGGATGGGCGAGAAATCTGCCTCGAATCTTGTGGATGCCATCGACCGCGCCAGAAACCCAGTACTCTGGCGGTTCCTCTACGCGCTCGGAATCCGGGAGGTCGGAGAGGCTACGGCAAAAGCCCTGGCTTCCCATTTTGGAACCCTGGAAGCCATTGCCGCCGCAGACGAGGAAACCCTGCAAACGGTCCCGGATGTCGGTCCCATTGTGGCGGGGCATATCCGGAGTTTCTTTGATCAGACCCACAACCGGGAGACGCTGGATGCGCTCCGGGAAGCGGGCGTTAACTGGCAGGAAGAACCGATACAACAGGGCGATCAGCCCCTCAAGGGCCAGACCTGGGTGCTGACGGGAACGCTCTCGGAAATGACCCGGGATGAGGCCAGGGAAAGACTGGAGTCCCTTGGCGCCAGGGTGGCCGGAAGCGTATCCAGGAAAACGGCTTGCGTTGTGGCCGGTGAAGCCGCCGGCTCCAAACTGGCCAGGGCCGAGCAACTGGAAGTGCCGGTCCTGGATGAAGCGGGTTTGCTGGCGTTGTTGAAAGAACATGGCCTGGAGCCGGGCTGA